A genomic region of Herbaspirillum sp. DW155 contains the following coding sequences:
- a CDS encoding ABC transporter permease, with translation MKLLLRLAARSAWNRRFTLGLMLLAIALSTTMLLGIERVRHEVRAGFSQSVSGTDLVVGARTSPIQLMLYAIFRIGGATNNMGWDSAQTLARDPAVAWTIPISLGDSLRGFPVLATNGNYFTHFRYGSGQSLKLAQGKPFADVFEAVLGADVAEKLHYHLGDTIVLAHGMGGMGLTQHADKPFKVVGILARTGTPVDRTVHIGLDGMQAIHLDWEGGAPMPGLHIPAKFVKKFDLTPTSITAVLVGLKSRARVFAVQRAIADGDGYKEPLMAVLPGVALDQLWDVVGIGENALLVVSGMVVVVGLAGLVAAILASLGERRRELAILRSVGARPLDVLWLLCVEGLGVMLSGVLAGLLLLSALIWALGPLLAQQFGIALQPAWPGAGELQLLLWTVLAGLVASLLPAWRAYRLSLSDGLTPKI, from the coding sequence ATGAAGCTGCTGCTACGACTGGCCGCGCGCAGCGCCTGGAACCGGCGCTTCACGCTGGGCCTGATGCTGCTGGCCATTGCCCTGTCCACCACCATGCTGCTGGGTATCGAACGGGTGCGGCATGAGGTACGGGCCGGTTTCTCGCAATCGGTCTCGGGCACCGATCTGGTGGTCGGCGCCCGCACCAGCCCGATCCAGCTGATGCTGTATGCCATCTTCCGCATCGGCGGCGCCACCAACAACATGGGCTGGGACAGCGCCCAGACCCTGGCGCGCGATCCGGCGGTAGCCTGGACCATCCCGATCTCGCTGGGCGATTCGCTGCGCGGTTTCCCGGTGCTGGCCACCAATGGCAACTATTTCACCCATTTCCGCTACGGCAGCGGCCAGTCGCTCAAGCTGGCCCAGGGCAAGCCCTTTGCCGACGTCTTCGAGGCCGTCCTGGGCGCGGACGTGGCCGAGAAGCTTCACTACCACCTGGGTGACACCATCGTGCTGGCGCACGGCATGGGCGGCATGGGCCTGACCCAGCATGCCGACAAACCCTTCAAGGTGGTCGGCATCCTGGCGCGCACCGGCACCCCCGTGGACCGCACGGTGCACATCGGCCTGGACGGCATGCAGGCCATCCACCTCGACTGGGAAGGCGGGGCACCGATGCCGGGCCTGCATATCCCGGCCAAATTCGTGAAGAAATTCGACCTCACCCCGACCAGCATCACTGCCGTGCTGGTGGGCCTGAAGAGCCGCGCGCGCGTCTTTGCCGTGCAGCGCGCCATTGCCGATGGCGATGGCTACAAGGAACCGCTGATGGCCGTACTGCCCGGCGTGGCGCTGGATCAGCTGTGGGATGTGGTCGGCATCGGCGAAAACGCCCTGCTGGTGGTCTCGGGCATGGTGGTGGTGGTCGGCCTGGCCGGTCTGGTGGCGGCAATCCTGGCCAGCCTGGGCGAGCGGCGGCGCGAGCTGGCGATCCTGCGCTCGGTGGGCGCGCGTCCGCTGGATGTGCTGTGGCTGCTGTGCGTGGAAGGCCTGGGCGTGATGCTCTCGGGCGTGCTGGCGGGCCTGTTGCTGCTGAGCGCGCTGATCTGGGCGCTGGGACCGCTGCTGGCGCAGCAATTCGGCATCGCGCTGCAACCGGCGTGGCCGGGTGCCGGCGAATTACAATTGCTGCTCTGGACCGTCCTGGCCGGGCTGGTGGCCAGCCTCTTGCCGGCCTGGCGGGCGTATCGCCTGAGCCTGTCGGACGGTCTGACGCCAAAAATCTGA
- a CDS encoding DUF3299 domain-containing protein, with translation MKTLYWMGGIVAAGLLVGTGVRLLAHGDAQAAPAAAPAAAAAPAPGGPLVGAVPAVTARAAAGSTVSGVAEASSGQYQVGEHLQQSAAVTEQPYQASGKMVNGFQEIAWESLIPKDWDPMAPFKGIKLDQLSDDDPRAAAALWKAKKYWKDAPVDPAMEGKPVRLPGFVVALDREGEALKEFLLVPYFGACIHIPPPPANQIIHVKSPKAIKNVRTMDAVWISGVIKVERSDSSMGASSYSMKAVSVEPYTAPDKS, from the coding sequence ATGAAGACTCTTTACTGGATGGGTGGCATCGTCGCCGCCGGCCTGCTGGTAGGCACCGGCGTGCGCCTGCTGGCGCATGGCGATGCCCAGGCAGCACCGGCAGCGGCCCCTGCTGCGGCCGCCGCCCCCGCGCCTGGCGGCCCGCTGGTGGGCGCCGTACCGGCCGTGACCGCGCGCGCCGCGGCCGGCAGCACCGTGTCGGGCGTGGCCGAGGCCTCCAGCGGCCAATACCAGGTGGGCGAGCACCTGCAGCAAAGCGCCGCCGTCACCGAGCAGCCGTACCAGGCCTCCGGCAAGATGGTCAACGGCTTCCAGGAGATCGCCTGGGAGTCGCTCATCCCCAAGGACTGGGACCCGATGGCGCCCTTCAAGGGTATCAAGCTGGACCAGCTCAGTGACGACGACCCGCGTGCCGCCGCCGCGCTGTGGAAGGCCAAGAAATACTGGAAGGATGCCCCCGTCGACCCCGCCATGGAAGGCAAGCCGGTGCGCCTGCCCGGCTTCGTGGTGGCGCTCGACCGCGAAGGCGAGGCGCTCAAGGAATTCCTGCTGGTGCCCTACTTCGGCGCCTGCATCCACATACCGCCGCCACCCGCCAACCAGATCATCCACGTCAAGAGCCCCAAGGCGATCAAGAACGTGCGCACCATGGACGCCGTGTGGATCAGCGGCGTGATCAAGGTGGAGCGCTCCGATTCTTCCATGGGGGCCTCCAGCTACAGCATGAAGGCCGTCAGCGTCGAACCCTATACCGCGCCCGACAAAAGCTGA
- a CDS encoding DUF2026 family protein — MQSSHSSAQNLRPLIPLADYQRIFRVIHSVLHSVQADIPAASFFFSVTAAQILKKFYKRNAFPVAGAAFYLIREDGGGALSFGTLGEDGQSVSSNQDAFHAWVQCDGYALDFMAPLFRELLVSAGHPLPVPRQMFQKDLQRMSAGVQALGQPGDFFLASNLELTRELLQQFMAKKALTNLSQLCLEWFRKPPKAMPDDLALQGADGEVSRIKLQATAIEGVW, encoded by the coding sequence ATGCAAAGCTCACATTCCTCCGCGCAGAACCTGCGCCCATTGATTCCCCTGGCCGATTACCAACGCATCTTCCGCGTCATCCATTCCGTGCTGCATAGCGTGCAAGCGGATATCCCGGCCGCCAGTTTCTTCTTTTCCGTCACCGCAGCGCAGATCCTCAAGAAGTTCTACAAGCGCAACGCCTTTCCCGTGGCCGGTGCGGCTTTCTACCTGATTCGTGAAGACGGTGGCGGCGCGCTGTCCTTCGGCACGCTGGGCGAAGATGGTCAGAGCGTGTCCAGCAACCAGGATGCCTTTCACGCCTGGGTGCAATGCGATGGCTATGCGCTGGACTTCATGGCCCCGCTGTTCCGGGAATTGCTGGTCTCGGCCGGCCACCCGCTGCCGGTACCGCGCCAGATGTTCCAGAAAGACCTGCAGCGCATGAGCGCCGGTGTGCAGGCGCTGGGCCAGCCGGGCGACTTCTTCCTGGCTTCCAACCTGGAGCTTACGCGCGAGCTGCTGCAGCAGTTCATGGCCAAGAAGGCGCTCACCAATCTCTCGCAACTGTGCCTGGAATGGTTCCGCAAGCCGCCCAAGGCGATGCCGGACGATCTGGCCCTGCAGGGTGCCGATGGCGAAGTCTCGCGCATCAAACTGCAAGCCACCGCCATCGAAGGCGTCTGGTAA
- a CDS encoding M20 aminoacylase family protein: protein MNHRRDHGLCEVADLHDIHDEITGIRRHLHQHPELSFQEVDTAALVAARLQEWGYAVTRHIGGNGLVATLRAGASARSIGLRADMDALPIHEETGLAWASTRPGAMHACGHDGHTAMLLGAAKHLARTRRFDGTLHLIFQPAEEAGFDSGAQKMLADGLFERFPCDAIFGIHNHPGVEAGTFMFRSGPFMAACDTVKIRLTGRGSHAARPHLSVDPVVAAASLVMALQTVVSRNVDPMETAVVTVGSLHAGKVANVIPEFATLELSVRSFKPEVRALLEERIRALVALHAESYGARAEIDYLRGYPVLINSEAETEFARSVAEELVGADKVIAPFGPIAGSEDFAYFLQQRPGCFLRVGNGQGQPMLHNAGYDFNDANIPVGAAFWTRLVERWLPLQGD, encoded by the coding sequence ATGAACCACCGCCGCGATCACGGTCTGTGCGAGGTCGCCGACCTGCACGACATCCACGACGAAATCACCGGCATCCGCCGTCACCTGCACCAGCATCCGGAATTGTCCTTCCAGGAAGTCGATACCGCCGCCCTGGTGGCTGCGCGCCTGCAAGAGTGGGGCTATGCGGTCACCCGCCACATCGGCGGCAACGGCCTGGTGGCGACCCTGCGTGCGGGCGCCAGTGCGCGCAGCATCGGCCTGCGTGCCGACATGGATGCCCTGCCGATCCACGAAGAAACCGGGCTGGCCTGGGCCAGCACCAGGCCCGGCGCCATGCACGCCTGCGGTCATGACGGCCATACCGCGATGCTGTTGGGCGCGGCCAAGCACCTGGCGCGCACGCGCCGTTTCGATGGCACCCTGCACCTGATCTTCCAGCCCGCCGAGGAAGCCGGCTTCGACAGCGGCGCGCAGAAGATGCTGGCCGATGGCCTCTTCGAGCGTTTCCCCTGCGATGCCATCTTCGGCATCCACAATCACCCTGGCGTGGAGGCGGGCACCTTCATGTTCCGTAGTGGCCCCTTCATGGCAGCCTGCGATACGGTCAAGATCCGTCTCACCGGTCGCGGCAGCCATGCGGCGCGTCCGCATCTGTCGGTCGATCCGGTGGTGGCGGCGGCCAGCCTGGTGATGGCTTTGCAGACGGTGGTCTCGCGCAATGTCGATCCGATGGAAACGGCTGTGGTCACGGTCGGCAGCCTGCATGCCGGCAAGGTGGCCAACGTGATCCCCGAATTCGCCACGCTGGAACTGAGCGTGCGCTCCTTCAAGCCGGAGGTGCGCGCGCTGCTGGAAGAACGCATCCGCGCGCTGGTGGCGCTGCATGCCGAGAGTTACGGCGCGCGTGCGGAGATCGACTACCTGCGCGGCTATCCGGTGCTGATCAATAGCGAGGCCGAGACCGAGTTTGCCCGCAGTGTGGCCGAGGAACTGGTGGGCGCCGACAAGGTGATCGCCCCCTTCGGACCGATTGCCGGCAGCGAGGACTTCGCCTACTTCCTGCAGCAGCGTCCGGGTTGCTTCCTGCGCGTGGGCAACGGGCAGGGCCAGCCGATGCTGCACAACGCGGGCTACGACTTCAACGATGCCAACATCCCCGTCGGTGCAGCCTTCTGGACGCGACTGGTGGAGCGCTGGCTGCCGCTGCAGGGCGACTGA
- a CDS encoding M20 family metallopeptidase produces the protein MSRAQAIAGVEAYFDDGRFMETLKRRVAIRTESQEAASLPILYDYLNDEITPYLQGLGFHCEVVDNPVKGGGPFLIAERSEEGAGFTVLTYGHGDVVRGYDNQWRPGLKPWEIVVEGERWYGRGIADNKAQHTINFAALEEVLKARGGRLGYNVKLILEMGEENGSPGLNEVCQQYAERLKADLFIASDGPRVNAPTPTMFLGSRGGCNFDLTCHLRDGGHHSGNWGGLLRNPGVRLANAIACLVDERGAIRVPALLPDALPQSVRKALASVKVGGGPTDPEIDPDWGEPDLTPAERVFGWNTLEVLAFKTGNPDAPVNAIPGRASAHCQIRFVVGSDAAHFIEHIRAHLDEHGFDDVDVSLSGVQFAATRLDPDDDWVRWGLASMQETTGKTPTLLPNLGGSLPNDVFSETLGLPTLWVPHSYPACSQHAPNEHILASVSRESLQLMAGLFWDLAEQGRDVLARRASPTEK, from the coding sequence ATGAGCAGAGCACAAGCCATCGCCGGCGTAGAAGCCTACTTCGACGACGGCCGTTTCATGGAGACCTTGAAGCGCCGCGTGGCCATCCGCACCGAGAGCCAGGAGGCAGCCAGTCTGCCCATTCTCTACGACTACCTCAACGATGAGATCACGCCGTATCTGCAAGGACTGGGCTTCCATTGCGAGGTGGTCGACAACCCGGTCAAGGGTGGCGGGCCCTTCCTCATTGCCGAGCGCAGCGAAGAAGGCGCCGGCTTCACCGTGCTGACCTATGGCCACGGTGACGTCGTGCGCGGTTATGACAATCAATGGCGCCCCGGTCTGAAGCCGTGGGAGATCGTGGTCGAGGGCGAGCGCTGGTATGGTCGCGGCATCGCCGACAACAAGGCCCAGCACACCATCAACTTCGCCGCGCTGGAAGAAGTGCTGAAGGCGCGCGGCGGCCGCCTGGGCTACAACGTCAAGCTGATCCTGGAAATGGGCGAGGAAAATGGCTCGCCCGGCCTGAACGAGGTTTGCCAGCAGTATGCCGAACGGCTGAAGGCCGATCTCTTCATCGCCTCGGATGGTCCGCGCGTCAATGCACCCACGCCGACCATGTTCCTGGGCTCGCGTGGTGGCTGCAATTTCGACCTGACCTGCCACCTGCGCGACGGCGGCCACCATTCCGGCAACTGGGGTGGCCTGTTGCGCAATCCCGGCGTGCGCCTGGCCAATGCGATTGCCTGTCTGGTCGATGAACGCGGCGCCATTCGCGTGCCGGCGTTGCTGCCGGATGCGCTGCCGCAGAGCGTGCGCAAGGCGCTGGCCAGCGTCAAGGTGGGCGGTGGCCCGACCGATCCCGAGATCGATCCGGACTGGGGCGAGCCTGACCTCACGCCCGCCGAGCGCGTCTTCGGCTGGAATACGCTGGAAGTGCTGGCCTTCAAGACCGGCAATCCCGACGCCCCGGTCAATGCCATTCCCGGCCGCGCCAGCGCGCATTGCCAGATCCGCTTCGTGGTCGGCAGCGATGCTGCGCATTTCATCGAGCACATCCGTGCGCATCTGGATGAGCATGGTTTCGATGACGTCGACGTCAGCTTGTCAGGGGTGCAGTTCGCCGCCACCCGGCTCGATCCGGATGACGACTGGGTGCGCTGGGGCCTGGCCTCGATGCAGGAGACCACCGGCAAGACGCCCACGCTGCTGCCCAACCTGGGTGGCTCGCTGCCCAATGACGTGTTCTCCGAGACGCTGGGGCTGCCCACGCTGTGGGTGCCGCACTCCTATCCGGCCTGCTCACAGCACGCGCCCAACGAGCATATACTGGCCAGCGTCTCGCGCGAGTCGCTGCAGCTGATGGCGGGCCTGTTCTGGGACCTGGCCGAACAGGGCCGCGACGTGCTGGCGCGCCGCGCATCCCCTACGGAGAAATGA
- a CDS encoding ATP-binding cassette domain-containing protein: MNASLKPEPPLDDIALELCALSKVYPLKRGLFQPPGELKAVNDVSLHLYRGETLGLVGESGCGKSTLAKMLLGLLAPTSGNVLINGQEVDPTQRRAHARHIQPIFQDPYSSLNPRKTVGEIVGLPLKLHGIGTAAERSRQVRQILDLVGMPERTHTQYPNQLSGGQRQRVAIARALILRPDILICDEPTSALDVSVQAQILNLLLDLKAEFGLTYLFISHDLGVVEHLVDRVAVMNKGSIVELQPREQLFSDPQHPYTRMLLASALTPDPGLGIPALATAA; encoded by the coding sequence ATGAATGCGTCCCTGAAGCCCGAGCCGCCGCTGGATGATATCGCGCTCGAATTGTGTGCGCTGTCCAAGGTGTATCCGCTCAAGCGTGGCCTGTTCCAGCCGCCGGGTGAACTCAAGGCGGTCAACGATGTATCGCTGCACCTGTATCGCGGCGAGACCCTGGGTCTGGTCGGCGAGTCCGGCTGCGGCAAGAGCACGCTGGCCAAAATGCTGCTGGGCCTGTTGGCACCGACCTCGGGCAATGTCCTCATCAACGGCCAGGAAGTCGATCCGACCCAGCGCCGCGCGCATGCACGGCACATCCAGCCGATCTTCCAGGACCCGTATTCCTCGCTCAATCCGCGCAAGACCGTGGGCGAGATCGTTGGCCTGCCGTTGAAGCTGCACGGCATCGGCACGGCCGCCGAGCGCAGCCGTCAGGTCAGGCAGATCCTCGATCTGGTGGGCATGCCCGAACGTACCCATACGCAATATCCCAACCAGCTTTCCGGCGGCCAGCGCCAGCGGGTGGCGATTGCCCGCGCCCTGATCCTGCGGCCTGACATCCTGATCTGCGATGAACCGACCTCGGCGCTGGATGTGTCGGTGCAGGCGCAGATCCTCAACCTGCTGCTGGACTTGAAGGCCGAGTTCGGCCTCACCTATCTCTTCATCAGCCATGACCTGGGCGTGGTGGAGCATCTGGTGGACCGCGTGGCCGTGATGAACAAGGGCAGCATCGTGGAATTACAGCCACGTGAACAACTCTTCAGCGACCCGCAGCATCCCTATACGCGCATGCTGCTGGCCTCGGCGCTGACGCCCGATCCGGGCCTGGGCATTCCGGCCCTGGCCACGGCCGCCTGA
- a CDS encoding ABC transporter ATP-binding protein: MSVLLDVKNLKVDLPTDNGVLHAVRGIDFQVRRGEMLCLVGESGCGKSMTSLALMGLLPRKAQCSADHIRFDGVDLNGMSEKQRMQLRGKRMAMIFQEPMTSLNPAYTLGNQLCEAMLQQPGVSRSEARERALYLLNRTGISNAEDRLRQYPHQLSGGLRQRVMIAMSLMCNPDLIIADEPTTALDVTIQAQILRLIRELQQEFGTAVIFITHDLGVVSRIADRVAVMYAGQVVETTDVAQLFAQPRHPYTRGLLNCIPVRGKTLPGSRLQAIPGVVPSLIGEVSGCAFRNRCTLADSGCEQDPPMVQQGSSAAPHEARCLKLDAPVAALEVAA, encoded by the coding sequence ATGAGCGTATTGCTGGACGTGAAGAACCTGAAGGTGGACCTGCCCACCGACAACGGCGTGCTGCATGCCGTACGCGGCATCGATTTCCAGGTCCGCCGTGGAGAGATGCTGTGCCTGGTCGGCGAGTCCGGCTGCGGCAAGTCCATGACCTCGCTGGCCCTGATGGGACTGCTGCCGCGCAAGGCGCAGTGCAGCGCCGACCATATCCGCTTCGATGGCGTTGATCTCAACGGCATGAGCGAAAAGCAGCGCATGCAATTGCGCGGCAAGCGCATGGCGATGATCTTCCAGGAACCGATGACTTCCTTGAACCCCGCCTACACGCTGGGCAACCAGCTGTGCGAGGCGATGTTGCAGCAGCCGGGCGTGAGCCGCAGCGAGGCGCGTGAACGTGCGCTCTACCTGCTCAATCGCACCGGTATCAGCAATGCCGAAGACCGTCTGCGCCAGTATCCGCACCAGCTCTCGGGCGGCCTGCGCCAGCGCGTGATGATCGCCATGTCGCTCATGTGCAATCCTGACCTGATCATCGCTGACGAGCCCACCACGGCGCTGGACGTGACCATCCAGGCGCAGATCCTGCGCTTGATCCGCGAGCTGCAGCAGGAGTTCGGTACCGCCGTCATCTTCATCACGCACGACCTGGGTGTGGTCTCGCGCATCGCCGATCGCGTGGCGGTGATGTATGCCGGTCAGGTGGTGGAGACCACTGACGTCGCGCAACTCTTTGCGCAGCCGCGCCATCCTTATACGCGCGGCTTGCTCAACTGCATTCCGGTGCGTGGCAAGACGCTGCCGGGCAGCCGCCTGCAAGCCATTCCCGGCGTGGTGCCCAGCCTGATCGGAGAGGTCAGCGGCTGCGCCTTCCGCAATCGCTGCACGCTGGCCGACAGCGGCTGCGAGCAGGATCCCCCGATGGTGCAGCAGGGCAGCAGCGCCGCACCGCATGAGGCGCGTTGCCTCAAGCTCGATGCGCCGGTGGCGGCGCTGGAGGTGGCAGCATGA
- a CDS encoding ABC transporter permease, translated as MSAIPSTHLSSTPVLNAALPPLPAWRRKLRRLLGHRGLMLGALVLTLIVLAAIFAPLLAPHDPFDQDVTARLIPPVWQAQGSWEHILGTDKLGRDYLSRLIFGARVSLTIGIAAALISGLIGTTLGVLAGYFGGRTDALISYLITTRLAMPVVLVALAMASLVGGSLKVVILLLGLLLWDRFAVVTRSATQQLRDAEFISAAKAIGASTPYILLREILPNIMGALIVVATLEMAHAILLEATLSFLGLGVQPPTPSWGLMVAEGKTYMFFKPWVIVIPGVALALLVLAINLVGDGLRDVNAPDGRN; from the coding sequence ATGAGCGCCATTCCTTCCACCCACTTGTCTTCCACTCCTGTGCTCAACGCCGCCTTGCCGCCGCTGCCCGCCTGGCGCCGCAAGCTGCGCCGCCTGCTGGGCCATCGCGGCCTGATGCTGGGTGCGCTGGTGCTGACGCTGATCGTGCTGGCGGCGATCTTCGCACCGCTGCTGGCGCCCCATGATCCTTTCGACCAGGACGTGACGGCACGCCTGATCCCGCCGGTCTGGCAGGCCCAGGGCAGCTGGGAACACATCCTCGGTACCGACAAGCTGGGCCGCGACTATCTCTCGCGCCTGATCTTCGGTGCGCGCGTCTCGCTGACCATCGGCATTGCCGCCGCGCTGATCTCGGGGCTGATCGGCACCACCCTGGGTGTGCTGGCCGGTTACTTCGGCGGACGCACCGATGCGCTCATCAGCTATCTCATCACCACCCGCCTGGCCATGCCGGTGGTGCTGGTGGCACTGGCCATGGCCTCGCTGGTGGGCGGTTCGCTCAAGGTGGTGATCCTGCTGCTGGGCCTGTTGCTGTGGGATCGCTTTGCGGTCGTCACGCGCTCGGCCACGCAGCAGTTGCGCGATGCCGAATTCATTTCGGCAGCCAAGGCCATCGGTGCCTCCACACCTTACATTTTGCTGCGCGAGATCCTGCCCAACATCATGGGTGCGCTCATCGTGGTGGCGACCCTCGAAATGGCGCACGCCATCCTGCTGGAGGCCACGCTGTCCTTCCTCGGGCTGGGCGTGCAACCGCCTACGCCGTCGTGGGGCCTGATGGTGGCCGAGGGCAAGACCTACATGTTCTTCAAGCCCTGGGTGATCGTCATTCCGGGGGTAGCGCTGGCGCTGCTGGTGCTGGCGATCAACCTGGTCGGCGATGGCCTGCGCGATGTGAACGCGCCCGATGGCCGCAACTAA
- a CDS encoding ABC transporter permease → MLIYLLRRLAIALCVALTVSVVSFTLLHMSGDLAVSIAGPEASAAQVEAIRTQFGLDRPMTTQYVDWLGRAVKLDFGNSFYFQSPVTEMITERLPITLKLGGSALLLAILTAIPLGVLAALYRDTWLDRIALLIAVVGQAMPSFWFGLTLILIFAVTLHWLPVAGNDGWQNFILPAVALGYYAMPAMMRLTRSGMLEVLGADYIRTARAKGLSQSRVVFKHALRNAVIPVVALAAVELGFMLGGSVVIESVYSMQGLGQLAWDAISRNDYPVVQAVVLIIAMFYIGLTFLADVINALLDPRIRTR, encoded by the coding sequence ATGTTGATCTATCTCCTGCGCCGTCTGGCCATCGCCCTGTGCGTCGCGCTGACGGTCTCCGTCGTCAGCTTCACCCTGTTGCACATGTCGGGCGACCTGGCAGTGTCCATCGCCGGGCCGGAAGCCAGTGCCGCCCAGGTCGAAGCGATACGCACCCAGTTCGGCCTGGACCGCCCCATGACCACGCAATACGTGGACTGGCTGGGCCGCGCCGTGAAGCTCGATTTCGGCAATTCCTTCTACTTCCAGAGCCCGGTGACGGAGATGATCACCGAACGCCTGCCCATCACCCTGAAGCTCGGTGGCAGCGCCTTGTTGCTGGCCATCCTGACGGCCATTCCGCTGGGCGTGCTGGCGGCGCTCTATCGCGATACCTGGCTGGACCGCATCGCACTGCTCATCGCCGTGGTCGGCCAGGCCATGCCCAGTTTCTGGTTCGGGTTGACGCTGATCCTGATCTTCGCCGTCACGCTGCACTGGCTGCCGGTGGCCGGCAATGACGGCTGGCAGAATTTCATCCTGCCGGCCGTGGCGCTGGGCTACTACGCCATGCCGGCCATGATGCGGCTGACACGCTCGGGCATGCTCGAAGTGCTGGGCGCGGATTACATCCGCACGGCGCGCGCCAAGGGACTCTCCCAATCGCGGGTGGTGTTCAAGCATGCGCTGCGCAATGCGGTCATTCCGGTGGTGGCGCTGGCCGCCGTCGAGCTGGGCTTCATGCTGGGTGGTTCGGTGGTCATCGAATCGGTGTATTCCATGCAGGGACTGGGCCAGCTGGCCTGGGATGCGATCTCGCGCAATGACTACCCGGTGGTGCAGGCCGTGGTGTTGATCATCGCCATGTTCTATATCGGCCTGACGTTCCTGGCCGACGTCATCAATGCGCTGCTGGATCCGCGCATCCGCACCCGCTGA
- a CDS encoding ABC transporter substrate-binding protein, which produces MNALHKSIMGWSRCALLVAGTLSAVAAHANKANDTLVYASDTEVENISQYHNNVREGVILSHLIWDTLIYRDPKTNEYKPQLATSWKWESPTALVLDLRQGVQFQNGDKFSADDVVFTFNYAVSPESKAVTRQNIDWIKSVDKLGEYQVRINLKGPFPAALEYLAGPLPVYPAAYFKKVGLEGFSKAPIGTGPYKVTSITPGQGVTLVKNTNYFKESPQGQPSIGNIRFVVIPDPETRAAQLMTGAIDWIWRVPPDQADSLKTNPKLTVQSGETMRVGFLTLDVTGSSAPNSPFKDVRVRQAVNYAINRKGYADNLMRGGSQPVYTACFRTQFGCDGSVAVKYDYNPAKAKELLAAAGFPNGFDTDIYAYREREVAEAIIGDLRKVGIRARLHYMKFPALQTEYRSGKTPISFYSWGSFSVNDTSAFAGNYFKGGADDISKDPQLQQFLQIADTSVDPAVRKANFSKALELISKQAYIAPMFSYSTYYAYNAQLKFQGYPDELPRFYEASWK; this is translated from the coding sequence ATGAACGCACTACACAAATCCATCATGGGCTGGTCACGTTGTGCCTTGCTGGTGGCGGGAACGCTGAGCGCAGTGGCGGCGCACGCCAACAAGGCCAATGACACCCTGGTCTATGCCTCGGACACCGAAGTCGAGAACATCAGCCAGTACCACAACAACGTGCGCGAAGGCGTGATCCTGTCGCACCTGATCTGGGACACGCTGATCTACCGCGATCCCAAGACCAACGAATACAAGCCGCAACTGGCCACCTCCTGGAAGTGGGAGTCGCCCACGGCGCTGGTGCTGGACTTGCGCCAGGGCGTGCAATTCCAGAATGGCGACAAGTTCAGCGCCGACGATGTGGTGTTCACATTCAACTATGCGGTGTCGCCGGAATCCAAAGCGGTCACGCGCCAGAACATCGACTGGATCAAGAGCGTGGACAAGCTGGGCGAGTATCAGGTGCGCATCAACCTCAAGGGCCCGTTCCCCGCTGCACTGGAATACCTGGCCGGCCCGCTGCCGGTCTATCCGGCCGCCTACTTCAAGAAGGTCGGGCTGGAAGGTTTTTCCAAGGCACCCATCGGCACCGGTCCCTACAAGGTCACCAGCATCACGCCGGGGCAGGGCGTGACGCTGGTCAAGAACACCAACTACTTCAAGGAGAGCCCGCAGGGCCAGCCTTCCATCGGCAACATCAGGTTCGTGGTGATCCCTGACCCGGAAACCCGCGCTGCGCAACTGATGACCGGTGCCATCGACTGGATCTGGCGCGTGCCGCCCGATCAGGCCGACTCGCTCAAGACCAATCCCAAGCTGACCGTGCAAAGCGGCGAGACCATGCGGGTTGGCTTCCTCACCCTGGATGTGACGGGCAGTTCAGCGCCCAATTCGCCCTTCAAGGATGTGCGCGTGCGTCAGGCAGTCAACTATGCGATCAACCGCAAGGGCTACGCCGACAACCTCATGCGCGGCGGCAGCCAGCCGGTCTATACGGCCTGCTTCCGCACCCAGTTCGGTTGTGACGGCAGTGTCGCCGTCAAGTACGACTACAACCCGGCCAAGGCCAAGGAGCTGCTGGCTGCGGCGGGCTTCCCGAACGGCTTCGATACCGACATCTATGCCTATCGTGAACGCGAAGTGGCCGAGGCCATCATCGGCGACCTGCGCAAGGTCGGCATCCGCGCGCGCTTGCACTACATGAAGTTCCCGGCGCTGCAGACCGAATACCGCAGCGGCAAGACGCCCATCAGTTTCTATTCCTGGGGCTCGTTCTCGGTGAACGATACCTCCGCCTTTGCCGGCAACTACTTCAAGGGCGGCGCCGACGACATCAGCAAGGATCCGCAACTGCAGCAGTTCCTGCAGATCGCCGATACCTCGGTCGATCCGGCGGTGCGCAAGGCCAATTTCAGCAAGGCGCTGGAGTTGATTTCCAAACAGGCCTACATCGCACCGATGTTCTCCTACTCGACCTACTACGCCTACAACGCCCAGCTCAAGTTCCAGGGTTATCCGGATGAGTTGCCGCGTTTCTACGAAGCGTCCTGGAAGTAA